tgagaaagaaaaagagaagtgatATGAGCTCTGAAAAATCCCTGGTCTTAAAATTATATTAGAACAAAAGCTGATAATCAGGAGTTGTTGATTCagtcctgtttgttttccaaccGCACAGGTagtcctttcccctttctcatgATAGAGGGTAGAAGAAGCTCAACCACCTAATTTCTCTCTACTGATCCTTAGATGTCAAAGCATCCCACTACAGTTTGGTCTTTactgttttggaaaatgtatGCTCActcttttcaaagcagtgaCACTGATTTGGGTTAGGAAACATTGGTTAAATACACCCAGATGGCCAGTAATTGAGTGCAATTCATACTACTACATTCCGACTTCTTTTGCCACCAGAGaatgtgaaagaaggaaaatgagcttttcttGATTCATGAGCTTTTTGCTGTTGTGCATTGTCCTTCAGTGTGTATTAGTCATCTTTTTGCCAATCCACTGATGAATTAATGAgattatataaaattattagTGGTAATTTTACatatgtctttttaaaataaacatttctaacactaaaagctgaacagaaaaaataaggatCCGAATCTAAGCAATCTCTATCAGTTGTAATCTGGGATTTTTATATTCTTCATCTCATCAACtcattcctttctgttcctcctgGCTGAGGCTCTGGTCTATTGTGCATAGCACCACCCCCAGCACCGGGATTTCCTGTAACTATTACCCAGTAATTCTTGTCTTCTTCAGCTCGATGGGAGTCCAGGTAAGTGTGACAAACTACTTCATATTCCCTTCCAAAGAAAGACCTGTAAAGTCAAATAAAAGGGCGGGGAGACACAATGTAGAATGAGTATATATGCATTCAACAAGTCTGCATAAGCTGTAAGGTGTTGAAGGTTTTCTCATGAAGACTCTGGCTGCTTAAAAACAGTTGCAACCTTTCAGCCTTACAGAACTTTTTCATCCCCCAAAAAACTGATACAAAGTCACGGTACAATTTAGCCAGAAATGTAACAAGAAACAATTGGTATATTCCTTAATAATACCTAACATTATTTCAATACATTCATGTTAAGCCAAATTattaaattaacattaattTGTTATGAGATTCATATAGATATAAGAAACATAgttttgtgtgctgtgttttgagTTCTTAGCATCCCagttttttcttatatatatatttattttcatatatatatatatatatacatatagaaaaTGGCTCAGGATATTCAGAAGGAGAACTATCAAGACCTAACTGAAGGCTGAGAGCATGATGtgataatgaaaggaaaatgtaagtAAGAAAGAGCTGTCTGCTTGCAGCATCACAACAGAATATATGGATTAAAACGGGAAAGAAGAATGTGCATCCtgcattcttttccatttcctcagtGTGTTCCTGAAGcaagcattttacttttttcagtGATTCTGGATGCACTGAGCTGATGTCTCATTAAGCATATCACCGCTAGATATAAATTATCCTCACCTTCCCCAAACGTTCCTTGGAACAGCCAAGCCTCTATTAGTATGGCAATGAGTAATAATCAGTTTGCAATTTGcctggcaaaaagaaaaggaaacataaacaaaacaaaatacacacacacacacacacacacacacacacacacacacacacacaaaatacacTTCATAGatattttaaactaattttaataataattattcaAAGTGAATGCTTTAATTATTACTTAATAGAAGTACGCATAGCTGTATATCACTCTCAGTGCTGTAGATTGACACTGAGATATTTTGTACTGTCAGGTCTCAGAACGGTTATATCcatgatattttgttttatgcCCAGCACTTCAGGAAGCCCAGTTGTTATATGGGATAGGAAAAtaactgcagctgctttgtgtaCTTGCAAAAACTTGAAGACACATATTTGGACCCACTTTTTCCAGTGCCTTGATTCACAGAATCAatagggttggaagggacccctggaaatcatccagttcaacccTCCTgataaagcaggttccctgcaatAAGTTACAGGTACGTTAGATCAGCTCCCTCTGTGAAACCAAGTTATTCCCAAATACTGATACATTAAGCAGCATATTCCTGCCTACTTCTCtcagcagaaatactgcaggTAGATGGATGTAAAAGATgtctaatggaaaaaaaagaatgaatttaacCACTGTCTGCAGCACACATATGATGTTtatgatggaaataaatgatagaagaagaaatgtgaaCACAACACAATCTTCAAATATAAAAGATAAAGCCTGATAAATGGTTCTTCTGTTCCAATCTACTGTGACAAATACtcaatgcttcttttttttttcccattttaatgACTTACAGGAACGGGAAGTCCTTCATATTCGAGACGCATTTGTGGATCCAAGAAGTTTGCTTGCCAGCACGTCAAATAGGAAGGCTCATCTGTCAAAAATACTTGCTGAAGGTGAGACTTTTTGGCAGACCTCATAAGTGTTCTATGGTCACTTGCTAGATAGAACTGTAgatgaaaatatacattaagGATCACATAAATACAGAAGGAAGAgacatgtaatttaaaaaagaaggacCAGCACAAAGAattctctttgcttctgaacAGTCTGCCAAGCTAAAACTGTGCATTTTGAAACAGTAAAATAGATTCTATAATGTTGATAAACTCATGAAGTAGACTGGTGAATATTAATTGAAATTTGATTTTACATTCCAAAGACTCCTTCAGATCCAAGCGACAGCTGAGAGGGAAACTTCTATCATAGTTGATGTGATTTATTCTGACCATCAAatgtctgctttgcttctgatttGTAAAGGGAAGCAACGTTCACATTTAATAGAAATCTCCCTCTGGTTTTGTTACTTCATACACagactattttttcttctcaagaaacaaaattaccttgtaggatatttttttttcctttttcttttttccttttccttgtttgaAATCTGCATTACCCATTATTCTGGGTCACTGTCCCCTTGGACTGCACAACTGATATCAGACAAGTCCCATAAACTTTCTAAATATGTATTGTTTATTTTGATTCACAGATGATTCTGAATCTGTTCTGTAAAGCTAAGACACTGAACCACTGTGCAGTTTGATATGTATAGTACCTAAATGCACGCTATCAGGATATGCTATCAATTACCATTTGCAACTTTCTTCCCTTACCATTGGAGCAGAAAACCCTCCTGTTGTTCCAAGACCAAACTTTTGCCCAAATTTGACAGGTTCACCCACTGGTGCTCCATCAACACTGTTAAAATTGTAAAGAGAACAACAAGAAATTCAGTTATATCAGATTTTcttgactttttaaaattcatgtttACTGAGATGATGTTTCACAAATTACTTTTGTGAATACACTTAATTATAAGCACCTAAAAAATAGGGGACTAAAAGCAGAATAGTATTTGCCTGTAACAACATCATATGGTGTTAATTACATGTTGATATTTAGTAATCAGGTTTATTACATCAACGTACATGCTgatatatattttcagaatgatttctgtattttaaatttaaggATCACTAAATTAGTTGCCAGGCTGCTCTAAGTACATTCAGAGTAACTTATGTATCTGATAAAGCCTGTGGTCAGTTAATGAGAGACCTGAAAGCATTTGGTGTCAGTGACTCAAGGATCAGACAGAAGCTGAGCAAAAATACTCTGGTTGCATTTCTAGAAGACCAAAACTGGCTTCAAAATTCTTTACTATGTCTAATCCAAACCATTTTGCTCAGTCAGGGTCAGTTTGTACACTTATGCACTGTTATTATACTTAAGTACATGCACTGAGGCAGAGCCTTCCACTGTTGAGTAGggatttattctgtttcttctcccaCAAACAGCTGGAGTTAAATGTGTCTCTGAGAGGAAACACTCAGTTTGATGGAGGGGTCTTTTTTAGGGCAACTAAGGCACTGTCCCCTTTGACTCAAATTTCTGATTCAGAGACATTGTTTGCACAATAGCAAATAGTATTACTGATATTTGGATGTATTTGAATACAGATGAAATAAGACCACATTAAAAACAGAGGGTTTAATGCAAAGTTTACCAAATGATCCACTGAACTGGATTCTGTTTTCACACTAGTTCTGTGCTGATTAAAACTTCCTTGGAATTATTCACAGTAATATGCAGAGCAGAATCAGGCTTAACTTAGActctttcttaaataatttaatcTTACTCAAATTCGTTTGTATTTTAGCAAAATTCATTGCACATCTCTCAGAATAAAGCACCAAATGCTAACGTTGCTGAAAACTCAGAATTATGGGATGTTTGGGGTTCAAAGGATCATCAAGCTTCAACCCTCCCACTGCAAGCAGGACCATCAACCTCCATGTCTAATACTAGGCCAGGCTTcccagggcaccatccaacctggccttgaacacctccagggatggggcatccacaacctccctgggcagcccattccagcccCTCACCACTCACATAGTAAAGAATAAAGTACCGAACCTTAAAATACAGAACGTATTCCGTCCTACAGCGCCCGTGGTGGTGATGGCGCTCACTGCACAGGGTGCGTGTAGTGACACCGGTGAATATATGGACACTTCCTCCAGGTTCAGCGCCAGTGTCATCTCACCACACATCTCAACTTCATGCCGCGTTGAGGGCTCCTTGCTGGGGCTCAGGAGCATCACCGTGtctccaaagcaaacaaatccaTCCGTAGACACCGACAGTTTCACCTAAGCCAAAACACACCAGGTTTTATACTGAATTATCTGAATTTGGCATCAGGAGTGCTTTAGATATCAAATGCTAATGTGTAGCATTCTGTGTGTTACAAGTGCTAACAAACAGCTGTGTTGTTCCATGCAGGATCACAGAGGACTGACAAAACCTTCAAAAATTACCTTCTTTAAAAGATTATCGTTAAATCTGTTGATTTTCTGCGATAGAAGTTCTCCTCGATCTCTTTTCTGTATGAAGTCCCTCAGGCGTTCCTGCTTGAGAAGAGCGAGCAAAGCATTACCCAGTGCTGCAACATTGGCTTTGAACACAACTGGAGGAAGCACCGCGAGGGGAAAAAGCAGGTGAGGCTCCCGGGGGCCAGAGGTTGGAGTGGAGGCCTCGCTGCTCACCCACCTCCTCCAGACACGCGTCCTCCTTCCAGTTGCCCATGAGCACCCCAGGCCGGTAGCCAGACATGGTGGGCGCAGCTAGGCCGCACTGCGTCCTCTATCGCCATGGCAACCACTCCGGCAGTTGCGTGATGGAAGGCAGAGGCAGCCAATCAGCGGAGAGAACGTAAGGAGGAGGCGGGGCACAAGAGTTGTAATTAGAGCTAAAGCGAGCGGAGATGAACTGGAAATCATAAACGTGGGTTGCaatgaaagcagtgtttcctATATATTTCCCTggaactacaacagatacaaagagcacaataacattgtTTGTTAGAGCAAATTCCCAGCTACAAAGCATTGCTTTTTCACGTAGGTACCACCATTggctatgcattttcaccagcaataaaTCTGGATGCTCTGCTTGTAACAAATCTGCCCCAGTGGAGGTGACCCGCTGTCAATGACACCAGTGCTGCAATGCACCACATCACTGCGCTCACAACACTGGGCTGGGCTCTACAAACAgtcagcaagcatcagtgaaggTCAATGGCTGCAATTAGTTCTGTGTGGAGGAATTCGGTGCCACCCCTTTGCtccatacacacttccatgtcagatgcaaTATCTCCATATCAtcacactgcccctctgctgctgtctgtcccaCAGCAATAACGTGGAATGGGATGTTGGTGAGAAGGTTCTACCTCTGCTGCAGTCCCACTGACGTCTGCCTCTGGCATTGTAGGCCAGCGCCACAAACCAGGAAGCATTACCGTATACTCGTATGTATATACACTTTGATTCCCTTAATTTTTTTGGTGAATGAGTGATAAGGCTGGCACACAGTCTCACAGCAAGCTTTATTTATAACCACATGGTCTTCTGCAGTCTGTACTGGTCGAGCAGGTGCATTAGGTTAACGCAAGCACACAGCCAATGCTATAGCACTGGTGAATATGGTGAATGCATTGAGTGAACTTCGGTTTTGTGTGGTCTGATTTTGGGGTGATCCTTTGTGGAACCAGGGGTTGTACTCTATGATCTTaatgggtcccttccaacctgggatattctgtgattctgtgcttctatgtGAATATAGTACGGGTTTAATTTCCAGACAGCTTAACCACAATGATTTTCAGTGATGGTGCAGATCCTTGCTGAGGACACTTTGTCCTCTAAATGCTGTTCTTGCATCTTACTGTCATCAGCTAATTTCAAAGCTGGTCAATTTAAAAAGCTCAagacaaaacatatttttcataagAAGCCGTGCTGCCAGTTCTGCCATCAGTGTGCATGAAAGCAGGTtgacttttctttgtttctttttttaattaatttttttcttcttcttctttcattttccttttttctgtttgttttcttctcatcacAAAAGCTTTTCGGCATATCCCAGAGCCATCAAGGAACAAATAAATCCATATTCGTTCCCATAGCACCACTCCGTGGTCAGCAATGGTAAGTGAGGTTTTGCTGTGCCTCATTTGGAAGCGGTGCTGAAGATGCTCAGATGGAATAAGGAACTTTCTTCAATCCAGCCAAATATGAAAAGCCAACAAGGTGGAGAAAGGTGTAATTAATTTCCTATGTTACCAGTAGTTTCTGCTTAGCACTCAAACTTACTTTCATGCTTTTCACAGACAGGTGGTTCTGATTGGAGTTTGGTATCCTGGTATGCTAATAGAAATATGGGCCTGTCAAAGTTTAGTTCAAAGTAGCAAAATcctagaatcagagaatggtttggattggaagggaccctttaTGGTGATCTACTTCAACCCTACTGACATGGGCAGGGATATCATTCTCTGATCAGGTTGcccccaaaatattttaatttaaacactTTACCTTGCTTATCTCAGTGTCTAAAGAGCTTATCttctttttgcttctattttttgtttgttcatgtGTTTCAAAACTAGGCCTCTTTTAAATCAATATTCAATAAAAAGCATAATTATAGAGCTGTGTCCTATACTGAGCCATGTTACTAAGAACATGTGCTCTGTTTCTTAGCATGTAGCTAATATTTAGTCTGCACAACCAACTCCCATAGTTTTGGAAGGTTTTTAGCTTCCATAGACTGAGCCTTATGTGCTGTCCTGTGGATCACTCTGTATGTATTTACTTACTTAGATCTGTATGCAAATATTGCTGAAGTATATGTACTCAAAATATAATCATTCACAGAAATTTCTTCATGCATCTGTTTGTATGATGATGCAGTCACCACCACCGTTGTCACCGAAAATGGTTTCATTTCTCATTGAATAGCATTCtgtgagaagaaacaaaaggaggtTTCCTTACACATGTATGTAAGTAAGTAAAATATCTCTTTTACAGGGAAGCTTACAGGTCTATTCAACTTTggtcaatttctttttcatcagatAGAAACTACATTTGCTCCTAACAATTATTAGCTTTATTAAGTGGAattgtttcatgttttctttgttaactTATGCCAGTGTACCAACTGACCAGACTTAAGGGCATGTGTTAATTATTGAAAACAtactttcccccttttttttcctttgagtcCTTCTTAGATTGTTTCAGTGCAATaaaatctcctctcttcttctctttcccttcatgGAAGAGAAATTAATAGTTGAGAAGACCTAAAAAATATCTATCTAGACCACGAGTTTACATAAGAGTATGAACTGTTTCAACTTTTGATTGTCTCAAAACTGTCAGTAATGTGGGACAGAGCATTTTATAAATACTTTGATATGTGCATGCATTGGTATTTGTCaataatacaaattaaaacaggTTAGTCAAATCTGATAGCAAGAACAAGGAATGCATAGACATGAACGTTAAATAAGTCTGAGAACAAGGCCGGCCATCTATATTTAGAAGAATAGACAGAACAATAAGTAGGTCTGTGAGCTCTTGCAACACATGTACCTCCTTGTTTCAGGAtggaaaacatgattttttgtttgcattacaGCTGTTGGGCaatttctgaaattctgctCATACTGACAAACATTCAAGGAATGTTTAATTATGTGTAGGTTGGATGAGAATATTTGTAATCCCGTCCTTTTCAGCCTTGGGAGAATAtctctgttttatctttttttgctgtctttttcttcttttcttttgaaactcAAGAAGGTGTCTAATTTGATTAATGATACAGAATAAATAGTACTAAATGGGAGTAAAATATGTTTGTCAGGGCAATGtctcctttcattttgttaCTTCACACCAGCATTATTCTGGCCCATGCTAAAAATCAGAGCGTAGATATCACTTCTACTTGTTCTTATGAGTTTTTTGGCTGTTAAGATGATTAATCAGTTTGTTATTAATGTAACTCCAGTTCCTTATTCTCATCTATTCCCCAAACACTCATCCATTCAAAGCACAAAAAGCATTAAGTAGTTTATGTGCAAAGACTGAAGGACTGTTGTTCTGCCAGATGTGTGTTCTGCTGTCTCCCATTCTGGCTGTGAATTTCCACACTAAGTTTTCCTATATTTCCTAATTTGTAATTAATGAAATGTAGTTGTGTATTAAGCAGACTTCTTGGTTAACTTCCAACAAAAAAGGGGTACAGGATGTTTATGTGTTTTACTGGCAACAAGTATGCTGATATGGAAACTTTCCCAATATCAGAGCTGGCTGAAAAAGTCCTTAACTGCTATGGTGCTTTATAACCAAAAGATGCtacaggagagagagaaatgtgcCCAACACAGTCAAACACTTGCCAGTTAAAGTTTGGATTGTTATCCACATCTCTGTGGTAGATTTATTCTATTATGTCTTCAATTTAGACCTTTTCAGAGCATGTCCTGTTGAGAAATTGttgtaaaaatgaatgttttctctcttccaatTGAGCTGTTTCATCAGGATGAAAAAATGTTGTATTCTCAGGAGTAGTAAATTATAGAATATAGAAGTATTAAAGTCTGCCTTCCAGGaacaataattattttgcaaagaatTCCATATTAATTCTGGAGGAGCTAAAATACTTCCATCAGTGACTACTGTTTATCAGCCCCTGCAGAAACACCCTTAACAAAGCTGTGTTCCTTCTTATGTTTATCCACACAGCCATGCATTAGGCATGTCTACCTCAGGCAATTTAATAGTTCCCATTTTTCTTGTTATGAACTTTTTGTCGAAGGTAACATCAGCAGAACAATGAGAGTGGCCATGCCATTGGCCAGGCTGGGACTTGGACTCAATattgagatcccttccaacccctgtgattctgtggaaggTTTGTATTTAATTTGCAGCCTTAATATGCATGATAAGCTCCCAGCTGGCTGCTTTTAAGTACTGTTTACTACAGATCTGCTTGAAGAGAATTTTGTTAAGTGATGTTCCACCCTACTTCCAATGTATTGAGTGCACAGCACTTACTGAACTACAAAGTTCTGTCATCACCCCCAGTTACTGACACAAAATCATTGTGGTGAGGTGTGGCCCTGTTTATAAAGGGTGGAAATCGGGTCATTGTCTCTCTTGTTTACTGATCTGTTTAAACTTTGGTTTCCATGAGTACCCATGCTTgagatttgctttttgtttggcttctttttttttcttcttctttttttttttttttttttttttttttttttttttttttttccccatctaaaAAGTAACTccataggaaaaagaaaaggaaaaagaaaaaaaagaagctccAAACTCCATAACTTCAGCTGACTTTGACTTTGGGGATTGTCCAAGCATGCAGTCCTGCCACTGCGAACCTACTGCTATTGAAACTGAGAAACGACATTTTTGTGTGACCTCTTGTGAACCCAGCTGTTTCTGTCTCTTCCCACTTTAGGGTTGAATATAGATAGCACTAAGGGCTGCCTCTGCTTCCCTGTTTAGCACTGTGAGCACAATGATCTTTATCTTCTACAGTGGATCACCTCTGTGCATCAAGCACTGCCTCAATTTTACTTGTCTCCTTTCGGATTTCACTTCCCTCTGGTGATGACATAAAGGCAGAAGACAGTCTGTTCCCTTAGTTTTCTTTAGTGGAAATATCTGCTTTAGTCTCTCAAAGTGAAGCAATGACATTTATAAACAACACCAGGGGTTCATGTCTGTCCATCCTGAAACTTTCCTAAACGTATTTTCCAGAAACTGCATCCCACAACTCTCACATGAGTTTATTGTAGTCCAGGTTTAGAGATGAAGAAACACTGGTGATCAGAATACTTCTGCCTTGGTTCAAATGAGTCTATATGTTACATTAAATGAACTATTaaaaaacaggaacagaaactgACCTATGTATTTACACCACGAATCATGAATCAGTTAAATATTTCTGGCATAACAAAAAGGAACACAATGAGAATCTTTTTGTCCTAAGGGGAAAAGAACATGTGCATTGTaattgtttttaacatttttttgcCACCATTCCtctatttctggttttgatttgGATGACCTTGCTTTGACATTGTATTTATGTCAGACATCACAGCCTACAGAAAGTATTTCATATGTCTGAAGACTCTGGCAACTGTTCTCATTAGAGAGACTGAACATTTTGGTGTTGCTCACTTGCTATTGGTCAGTAAATTAGTGCCTCTCTGAGCTGTGGGAGAGATGATATGTATGTATAGGGATGAAAACAACACATAAGCAATGTAATAGATGAGCTACACAGTTGCTAAAATGGTTGTCACAATGTATAATGCATTTGCTACTCCAAAATGAAAGCTGGATCACTCATTCTTTGAATGCCTCTTCTGAGGAGGAATAGTTTTCTTGCTGAAATAACTTCTAAGTGTTAATAAGTGTCCTCTGTTTTTTCAGTGGAACACAATAATACAGAATTGGCTGTTTTTCTCCAAGATTTACACCTGGGAAAAATGGAGATAGAATATCAGTAAGAGCTGGGGCTCTCTGAAAAGGAGGCAAGGTATCTGTCAGCAGGAAAAGAACTTTGTGCTGTGGTATATGGTGTATGTATTCTCATAGAAAACTGGACACCTTCCTCAAGGAGAGTGGAAGGAGGGCCCTCGTTACTAAAGAGAGCCCGGAAAACACCATTGTCTTGCTCTTCTGTTCTGTTGGATATAAGGAACTAAGATTCACTTCAGTGTGGCCCCTGAGAAAATTTGTTCTTTCATCTTGGTGTGAATTACTGAGATAATGTATTTCTGAATAGAAATGGTCACTCAGGAATGCAAATTCCAGGGTTTAAGTGTACACATATGCAATTAGGACAAAACTGCAGGCTTTTATGTCAAAATATTAGTGAAcagacaaaacaagaaacatcaAAGAACTGTTAAAGTCAACAAAGAAATCCTAAGTGTTGGTCTTGTCCTCTTCTGTTTGATACAGCtttggaaaacagcaaataaactACAGAAGGAGAAAGGTGCTGTGGCCTTGGGAGGCCAGCTGGATCTGAGCAGTGGTGGTGAGCTGAGAGGAATAAGTGGCATTCTTCTgattctttcagttttgcatgAAGAAGGAGTCAAATCTGACCATGTGGTTCTGGTTGATAAGGAATGCAATAGTGTTATCACGACAGAAAAGGAAG
The window above is part of the Coturnix japonica isolate 7356 chromosome 10, Coturnix japonica 2.1, whole genome shotgun sequence genome. Proteins encoded here:
- the CFAP161 gene encoding cilia- and flagella-associated protein 161, with product MSGYRPGVLMGNWKEDACLEEERLRDFIQKRDRGELLSQKINRFNDNLLKKVKLSVSTDGFVCFGDTVMLLSPSKEPSTRHEVEMCGEMTLALNLEEVSIYSPVSLHAPCAVSAITTTGAVGRNTFCILSVDGAPVGEPVKFGQKFGLGTTGGFSAPMFYLASDHRTLMRSAKKSHLQQVFLTDEPSYLTCWQANFLDPQMRLEYEGLPVPANCKLIITHCHTNRGLAVPRNVWGRSFFGREYEVVCHTYLDSHRAEEDKNYWVIVTGNPGAGGGAMHNRPEPQPGGTERNELMR